AACGCCCGCCGCGACGCCGGCAGTTCCGCGCAGCGAAACAGCGCCCCCACCGGAAGCGGCCATCGCGATCGCGCGCGAGGCGGCGCGAACGGCGCCGACGCTGGAAGTGCTGCGTGCGCTCCTGGAAAATTTCGAGGGCTGTGCGCTGAAAAACACCGCGACGCGGCTGGTGTTTGCCGACGGCAATCCGCAAGCCCGCATCATGTTCGTCGGCGAAGCGCCCGGGCGCGACGAGGACATCGAGGGCCTGCCCTTTGTCGGACGTTCCGGCAAACTGCTCGACCGGATGATCGCGGCGATCGGGCTCGACCGCAGCAAGGCCTACATCGCCAATGTCATTCCCTGGCGGCCTCCCGGCAACCGCACGCCAACGCCGCAGGAGACGCAAATCTGTCTGCCGTTCATCCAGCGGCAGATCGAACTCGTGAACCCGGATGTGCTGGTGACGCTCGGCAATCCCTCGACGCAAACGCTGCTGTCGACCCGCGAGGGCATCATGAGAACGCGCGGAAAATGGTTCGACTACGACACCGGCACCCGCACCATCCGCGCCATGGCGACGTTCCACCCGGCGTATCTGCTGCGGTCGCCGTCCTACAAGCGGATGTCGTGGCAGGATCTGCGCGCGATTGCGAAGGCGCTGGAGCAGACACCTTCGTAGGGTGAACCAAGGCGCACTTTGGAACCACCAGCGGAGCGAGAGACTACTGCGCCTTCGGCCGCACGATGGCCCAGCCGACGCGCAACAGCGGCTGGCGGCCGTTCACCATCCATTCGAAGGCGCGCGGCACTTCCGGCACGAGGCCCGGAAAGCGTTGCGCGATCTCGGGAGGGGGCGTGCCTGAGGTATCGGAGGCGCGCCAGACCACGACGCCGCCGGTCTGGTTGAATTTCGCGACCGACAGCCATGGCGTTCGTTCCGGCGTGGCGTCGAGCAACAGATGCGGACGCCCGGCGCTCATCGCGATGAAACTCGCCAGTTGCGGATCGCCGGCGACCGCACGCAGGCGCTGGTTGGTTCGCCGTTCGAAATTGTCGCCGAAGAATGCGGCAATTGCTTTCGCGGGCAGCGAGGTCGGCACTTCGGCAGCACCGGTCCACGGCACAAAAAATGTGGTCGCAATCACCACGAGGGCGGGAGCGGCGAGCGCAGCAGCCCACACGGTGCGCAGCACGCGCTGACGCCGCAGGTAGAGCAGATCGCCGGTCGCCACGATCACGGCAAGCCCGGACATCAGCAAGGCAACGCCTGCGCCGCCCACGACATGGTCGAAATTGAACAGCCCGGCCAGGAAACTTCCGAGCAGCGCCGGGGCGACGGCGAAGAAATAGACGAAGTCGCGCGCCAGCGGATCGACCGGCGGGCGGTAGATGATCGGCGCTTCGCCGGCGTTGCGGGCGAGCCAGCCGGAATTGAGGATCACCAGCAGCACGACGGCGGACATCGCAAGCACGAGGCCGACGAGCAGCCAGCCCCATTGCAGAGTGCGCGCGCCGAGATCGGAGATCGCAGGCCATGGCGGCATGGCGAATGCGTCGGCGCGAAGCAGCCAGATCAGATAGGGCAACACCAGGACGGCGATCACCAGCAGCGCATAGAGCGGATCCAGCGACATCAGGACTCGCCGCCCCCGCGGGGTGGCAACGGCAAATGCGGCGAGCAGCAGCAGTATCCCGGGCGCGGCCGATGTCGTCAGCAGCAACAGCCCGGCCTCGATCGACCAGGCGAACCACGCATTGCGCCGGTTCTGGCCGATCAACTGCCAGGAATGCAGCAACAGCAGCGCCCACAGCGGGCGCGCCAGCACCAGCGGGCCGAATTCGACGCCGGGCGAACTGAATGCCACCACCGTCAACGAGAGCAGGACCGCGAGCACCGCCTGCTGCCCGCCGACGATCGCGCGGGCCAGCTGATAATAGATCCAGAACGTGACGACAGCGCAGGCTTGCGCCAGCAGGTAGACACCGAACATGTTGTTGCCGGCGGCGCGGAAGGCGATGTCGGCGAGCCAGAACGCCAGCGGCGGACCGAGCCAGGTACCGACCTGGTATTCCCGGCCGAACGCCAGCACGGTCGCGAGGTCGCCGGGCGGGCTGCGGTAGAGCAGCATCGGCAGGAACAGCCAAAGGCCGGCCTGGACCAGCACCACGATCCATACCACCAGCCGCGGCCGGGCGCGGATCAGTTCGACAACGAGCGAGGTGAAACGCATGAAACGTCCGAATGCACGGGCCGAGCCGCTCTGTCCCCAAGACGTTTGATAGTGCGCACGCGCCGCCGAGGCAACCGGCCTCAGATCGTCGCTGAAATCTCGGAAGTAATCTCTCCTTCGACGGTGAAGAGATCGGGTTCGACCGTCTCTTCGACGGTCTCGGGATAGTGTTTCAGCCGCGCGGCAATAACCGGCGCGAAAAATCGGCGGTGGTGGATGCTCGGGCCTAACCGGTCCAGCGCCTCGCGATGTTCCGGCACGGCATAGCCCTTGTGGCTTTCAAAACCGTAGCCCGGGCAATCCAGCGCCAATGCGCTCATCAGGCGGTCGCGCGTTACCTTGGCGATGATCGAGGCGGCTGCAATCGACATCACGATGCCGTCGCCGCCGATCACCGCGTCGCAGTCGCAAGGGGCATCGATCTTGTCGCGGCCGTCGACAAACACATGTCTCGGCATCTCGGGCAGTGCCCGAACCGCGCGCGCCAGCGCCCAGAGCGAGGCGCGCAAGATATTGTCGCGATCGATCCGGGCCGGAGAGGCAAAGGCGACCGCAAAGGACGAGGTCGCGCAGATCTCCTCGAACAGTTCCTCGCGGCGATCGGCGGTCAGCCGCTTGGAATCGTCGATACCCTTCGGGATTCGCTTGGGATCGAGCACGACGGCAGCCGCCACCACCGGACCCGCCAGCGGACCGCGCCCGGCCTCGTCGCAGCCGGCCACCGGCCAGACGCCGCGCTTGATCAGCGTTCGCTCGCGGCGAAAGCTCGGCGGCGCGACCGCGATGACGCCCTTGGGCGGCCCGGCCTGTTCCTTGCCGGCTTCCTTGTCGATCTTTTTGGCAGACCTGTCTCGAATCATGGCCGGGATCGTGCGTAAGCGCGCGCCCGGGCGCAACCGGGAACACGGCACAATTCCCGTTATTCAGCGCGCTGCCGCCGCCACTCTCCGGCCTCAATCACGTAAACGCTCCGGCTTCCGCGCTTGGGGTCGGCAATCGTCGCCCGATAACGCATTCCGAGCTTCTCGAGCGCGTGAATGGACGGTGCATTTCGCGGATCGACCATCCCGAGCAATCTGCCGCATTTGAGTTGCTCGAACCCAAAGGCGAGCTGCGCCTCGCCGATTTCGGTTGCGATCCCCCTGCCCCATGCCGGGCGCGCAAGGACAAACCCGATCTCAAAATCGTCGGCTCCCAGCGCGCCACAGGAGGCCAAGCCGGCAAAGCCGATAATTTCGCCCGCGGGCTTTTCAGTCAGAACCGCAAACCCCGTGAGGCTGTCGCCGAAAGTGAAGAATCTCCGGATGAAATCTTCGGCGGCGTCCCCGGCCATCGGCGCACCGGAAAATGCAAAGCGCATTACTTCGCCGTCGCCGAAGATCAGATTCTGCAGAACAGATATGTCCTCTTCGACCGCAGTGCGCAGAATCAGGCGCGGCGTCGTCAAGATGACGAGCGGCTGCTTTTCCGATAGCGGCGCGGGCTTCTGGTCCATCGAGCCGCAATACGGCAATTCGCCGGCAGAGAGAAGCGGCGCTGTGGTAACACCGCCTGGATTAATCCGGCAGGTGAACCCGCCGGTCGTCGCCGACCTCGATGCCGGGCGCAACCACGACTTCCCAGGGGTGGTCGTCGGGATCGCCGAAATAGCCGGAATAACCGCCGTAATCGGTCTTGTGCGCGGGCTTCAACAGCGACGCGCCGCAGGAAATGGCGAAATCCAGCACGGCGTCGACCTCCTCGACGGAGCCGCAATTCCAGGCGAGCGTCGATCCGCGAAAGGTTTTCGGCCGCGGCTGGTCCGGCAGCGTGGCGTCGCGGGCGAGTTGATCCCACGGAAAAAGCCCGATCACCGTGCCGCCGGTGTCGAAGAAGGCGACCGCCTCGCCGGTTGCCCGAAACTTTCGCGCAAAGCCGAGCGCTTCGTAAAACGCGATACTGGCGTGCATGTCGCTGACGCCGAGCGTGATGACCGTGAACCGCGGGGTGGGCTTGCTACTCATGCTACTCTTCCTCTCCGTCTTTCCCTGCGTGGCGAGATGGATTGCTTGGCTTCGCTCGCAATGACGATCAGAACAAACTCAGTTGCTGTCCGCTGCGCTTCGGCTTGAGGAAATGATCGGTGGTGAGTTTCGAGCGGCGCTTGTTGAGGCCGAGCTTTTCGCAGGCGATCTCGAACCGCCGCCCGATCATCCAGGCCATCGGGCCGGTGCCCTTCATCCGCGTCCCCCATTGCGAGTCGTAGTCGCGCCCGCCGCGCATGTCGCGGATCAGGGTGAAGACGTGACGGTAACGGTCGGGATAATTCGCCATCAGCCATTCGCGAAACAGGTCACGCACTTCCAGCGGCAGCCGCAGCAGCACGTAGCTTGCTTCCTTGACGCCGGCATGGGCCGCGGCATCGAGAATGCGTTCGATCTCGGAATCGTTCAGCGCCGGGATGACCGGTGCGACCATCACGGTCGCGGGAATGCCAGCCTCCGACAATTGCCGCAGCGCCTCCAGCCGCTTCGGCGGCGTCGAGGCGCGCGGCTCCATGGTGCGCGCGAGCTTGGGATCGAGCGTGGTCACGGAAATGGCGACCTTGGCCAGATTGCGTTTCGCCATCCGCTGCAGAATATCGATGTCGCGCGTCACCAGCGCCGATTTGGTGACGATGCCGACCGGATGCCCGGCCCGATCCAGCACTTCGAGAATGCCGCGCATGATCTTGTGTTCGCGCTCGATCGGCTGATAGGGATCGGTGTTGGTGCCGATCGCGATCATGCGCGGCTCGTAACCCGAGGCGGCCAGTTCCTTTTCGAGCAGTTCCGGCGCGTCCGGCTTGACCAGCAACTTGGATTCGAAATCGAGCCCGGGCGACAGTCCGAGAAACGCATGCGTCGGCCGCGCGAAGCAGTAGACACAGCCATGCTCACAGCCGCGATAGGGATTGATCGAACGGTCGAAGCCGATATCGGGCGAGTCGTTGCGGGTGATGACCTTGCGCGAGGTATCGAGCGATACCGTCGTCTTGAACGGCGGCAGGTCGTCCAGGCTCTGCCAGCCATCGTCGAAGGCGACCCGCGCCTCGGCCTCGAACCGGCCGCTATCGTTGGACTGCGCGCCGCGCCCGCGCCGTCGCTTGCGTTCGATGGCGACCGCGAGCTCGGCAAAAGGTGTCGCACCCGCCGGCTCGGAGGGCGCCGTGACCGGCGGGTGCTTGAGGGCATGAGAGGATGCTCGGCTCATGAAGCGAACATAGCATGTCAAAAGAACAAATCAAGAACATCATCGACAACAATTCGCAATGAGACGCGCACGTGGAAAAGACAGCGGCTTCAGATGCCGCAAAAAACTGCACGCAAGCCGGCTGCTTTGATTGTGACAAGGTGATAACAGTGCAGCGTTTTTCCTCGTTTGAGCCACCGAAGCCTCATCCATGTTGAGCGTGATCATTCCAACCGAAGGGGTCGAGCAGCCCGCCGTCGCTACGCTGGCGGCGCTGGTGCCGGGAGCCGCAGCCGGCGTCATCCGCGAGGTGCTGTTGGTCGACAGGGCCGGCAACGGCGTGATCGAACGGGTGGCCGACGTCGCCGGCTGCAGTTTTCTCAGGTTTGAAGGAACGCGCGCCGCGGCGCTGGCCGCCGGTGCGCGGGCGGCGCGCTCGCCATGGCTGATGTTCCTGCACGCCGGTGCGGTGCTCGACAACGGCTGGATCGAAGAGACCACGCAGTTCATCCAGAACGTATCAAGCAGCGACCGGCCCCGCGCCGGGGTGTTTCGCTATGCCCGCTCGCCCTATACCGACACGCGGCTGCGCGATGGCTTCAAATTCGTCGTCCGCCTGATTGCCGGCCCGTCGGCGGAACAGGGGCTGCTGATTGCGCGCGATCATTATGAGCGGCTTGGCGGCTACCGGCCGGATTCCCGCCGTTCCGAGACCCGGCTGCTACGCCAGCTCGGCCGCGCCTCGCGCACCCAGCTGCGCAGCCGGATCATGGTCGTCGCCTAGGGCGGCCCAGACATAAAATATCGAAAACAACCCCATGCAAAGTAGAGCGGGACCGGGCGGGGCCTCGCCGGATGCTGCGGTCAGAATATACTTGCCAAAGGCAACTATATATTTGACAATGGCAAGCATCGAGGAAGTTCCATGTCCCAACTGAATTCCGAACAGGAAGTCGCGGCGGTTCGCGCCTTCAACCGCTTCTACACCCGCAAGCTCGGCGTGCTGGACCAGCAGCTGCTGAAGAGCCCCTACTCGCTGAGCGAGGCGCGGGTGCTGTACGAACTCGCCCACCGCCAGGATCTCTCGGCCAAGGAGATCGGAGCCGAACTGGGCCTCGACGCCGGCTATCTCAGCCGGATCGTGCAGAATTTCGATGAAGCCGGGTTGATCACCCGCGAACCGCTGCCGTCCGACCGCCGGCAATACCGGCTCGCTTTGACCGCCAAGGGCCGTCAGGCGTTCGCAAAACTCGAGCGGAGCACAAAGGACGACGTCGCGGCGATGCTTGGCTCGCTGCCGAACGGCGGCAGGGAACGCCTGATCGGGGCAATGGCCGACATCGAGCGACTGCTCGGCGATAGCAGTGCCGCACCACGGCCGGCGACACTGCGCGAGCCGCGTCCCGGCGACATGGGATGGGTGGTGCAAAGCCACGGCGCGCTCTATGCGCGCGAATACGGATGGGATTCCTCGTTCGAGGGGCTCGTCGCCGAAATCGCAGCCAAATTCCTCAGCTCGTTCGACGCGTCGCGGGAACGTTGCTGGATCGCGGACATCGAGGGGGCACAGGTCGGCTCGATATTTCTGGTGCGGCACACCGACGATATCGCCAAGCTGCGGCTCTTGCTGGTCGATCCGGCCGGGCGTGGCCAGGGGCTGGGCCATCGCCTGGTCACCGAATGCATCGCGTTCGCGAAGGCCTGCGGTTATCGGCGGATCACGCTCTGGACCCAGAGCATCCTCGTCGCCGCCCGCAAAATCTATCAGGAAGCCGGGTTCAAGCTGGTCGCCACCGAGCCGCACCGCAGCTTTGGCCAGGACTTGGTCGGCGAAACCTGGGAACTCGAACTATGAAGCCCGTGCGTCGCGACAACTCGCGGCGCGTGACGCCTGATATCCTCGACTTCCATATCAAGCGCGCGCATCAGTTGCGCGTCGAAGCCTGGCGCAACATGTGGCGCGGGCTATGGAGGCTGCTGGTCAGGCAGAGGCGCCTTTGGCTTTAGGCCGTCGCAGGTGCTCGTCGAGCCGCGGCATGATCTCGACGAAATTGCAGGGACGCGTGCGATAATCAAGTTGAGCGGCAAGGATGCCGTCCCACGCGTCGCGGCAGGCGCCCGGCGATCCCGGCAGGCAGAAGATGAAGGTCGCCCCCGCTACTCCGGCAGTGGCGCGGCTCTGCACCGTCGAAGTGCCGATCTTGGCGTGGCTCAGCATGTGGAAGGCGATGGAAAAACCATCCATCCGCTTCTCGAACAGCGGCTCGATCGCTTCCGGCGTCACGTCGCGGCCGGTGAAACCGGTGCCGCCGGTGGTGATGATCGCATCGACGCCCTCGTCGGCGATCCATCGCTTGATGATGGCGCGGATCGCATCGACGTCGTCGACGATGATCTCGCGCGCGGCAAGAAGATGACCGGCCGCCGTCAGCCGCTCCGCCAGCGTGGCGCCGGATTTGTCATCGGCCAGCGAGCGGGTATCCGAGACCGTCAGCACCGCGATGTTGAGCGGCACGAATTGTTTTGACTCATCGATCGACATTCCCACCTCTCATCCGTCATTCCGGACAGACCGCGTGGCGGGCTGATCCGGAATCTCGAGATTCCGGGTTCGATGCTGCGCATCGCCCCGGAATGACGTCATTCGGCTACAACGCGCCTTGGGCAAACGTGTTGCAGGCCTGCACCGTGCCCTGCTGATAGCCCGTCATGAACCATTGCTTGCGCTGCGCCGCCGAGCCGTGGGTGAAGCTATCGGGCACCACCCTGCCCGTCGACTGCCGCTGCAGCGTGTCGTCGCCGATCGCGGTCGCCGTCCTCAGTGCCGCATCGATATCGCCGGGCTCGATGAAGCCGGGACGCTTCTTCTCTTCGCGGTTGACCCAGACGCCCGATAGACAATCCGCCTGCAGCTCGACCTTGACCTGCAGCGCGTTGGCCTCCGCCTTGCTGCCGGCCTGCTGTTGCAACCGCTGCACGCGCGGCAGAATGCCGAGCAGGTTCTGGATGTGATGCCCCGCTTCATGCGCGATGATATAGGCGGTTGTGAACTTGCACGCACTGCCCGAGCAACCGCGGAAGCGCGTCTCGACTTCGCGGAAGAAACTGGTGTCGAGGAATATCTGTTTGTCCGGCGGGCAGTAGAACGGTCCCATCGCCGACTGCGCCATGCCGCAGCGCCCGCCATTGGTGGCGTTGCGAAACAGCACGATGCGCGGTCCCGTGTAATTCTGTCCGCTGGACTGGAAGATCTCGCTCCAGCGGTCGTCGATCTCGCCGAGAATGCCAGCGATCATGCTGCCGACTTCATCCTTTGGCGCGCCGGTCTTGGCCGGCCCCGACCGGCGATCGGTCTGGTAGGTCGGCGCCTGGTTGCCTCCGGTCAGAATTTCCGCGCCGCCGATCAGGATGCGCGGATCGATGCCGAAGGCATAGCCGACGAGGCCGAGCACAATGATGGTGCCGATGCCAAGCCCGCCACCGCCCATCGGCAGGCCAAAACCGCCGCCGCCACCCATTCCGCCGCCGCCGTCGTCGCGACGGTCATCGATATCGTCGCTGCGGCGGAAATCATCGTAACGCATGGCGGTGTTTCCTCATCCCCGGCTGTTTGCCCGAATACCCAACGCAGCAATCACGTAAAATTTCCATTCCATTAATCAATAACCTGCCCGGCAAAAATTGCCTAGGGCGCCGTCCCTCGCAATTTCTCCCGGCAATCTCTTCTCAGCAACTTTACCGATTAAGTCGATTTTTACTTTGCCGGGTCAATGTACCGCCAGTCGGTTGTTTAGTCCCGCGTCGCCGACAGCGTCGCCTGAGTCAGAGTAGTTGAGTCATGGTAGTGTCGCGTCGCGGGGCGTCTGCAAGGGCGCCCCGCACTAAATTCGAGTCTGACTCCAGCGCTCGTATCGTCGTCGGCGATTGCGTCGCCGAGATGTCGAAGCTCCCGGCCGGTTCGGTCGATCTGGTGTTCGCAGATCCCCCGTATAACCTGCAGCTGAAGGGCGATCTCAAGCGCCCCGACGAATCCCATGTCGATGCCGTCAACAACGACTGGGACAAGTTTTCATCCTTCGCCGCTTACGACGATTTCACCCGCGCCTGGCTGCTCGCCTGCCGCCGGATCATGAAACCGTCGGCGACTTTGTGGGTGATCGGCTCCTATCACAACATTTTCCGCGTCGGCTCGATCATGCAGGACCTCGGCTTCTGGGTCCTCAACGACATCGTCTGGCGCAAGACCAATCCGATGCCGAATTTCCGCGGCCGCCGCTTCACCAATGCCCATGAAACCATGATCTGGGCGGCGCGCGACGAAAAAGCCAAGGGCTATACCTTCAACTATGAAGCCCTGAAGGCCGCCAACGAGGACGTGCAGGCGCGTTCCGACTGGTTGATTCCGCTCTGCACCGGCGACGAGCGCCTCAAGGGCGCCGACGGCAAGAAAGTGCATCCAACCCAGAAGCCCGAGGGCCTTTTGGCGCGCGTGCTGCTGTCGTCGTCGAAGCCCGGCGATCTCGTGATCGATCCCTTCAACGGCACCGGCACGACGGGCGCCGTGGCAAAACGTCTCGGCCGCCGTTACATCGGCTTCGAGCGCGACAAGACCTATGCGACTGCGGCCGAAGCGCGCATCGCGGCCGTCGAACCGCTGCCCGAGGCGACGCTGGCGCCGTTCATGACTGCGCGCGACGCGCCGCGCGTGGCGTTCTCCGAACTGATCGAGCGCGGCATGATTCCGCCCGGCACCAAGCTGGTCGACTCCAAGAAGCGCCACGGCGCGCTGGTTCGCGCCGACGGCGCCATCATGCTCGGCGACAAGGTCGGCTCGATCCACCGCATCGGGGCGGTGGCGCAGGGCACCGGCGCCTGCAACGGCTGGACCTTCTGGCATGTCGAGACCAAGAACGGCCTGAGGCTGATCGACGAACTGCGCGCCGAAATCCGCTCCGGGATGGCGGCGGGCTGAGCCCTCGTTTCACGTCGACATAAGACCTTCAGGCACAGCCCATGGCCGCGCCAAAGCACCGCAGCGTGCGCATGGCACGCCGGGCCCGCAATGGCGCGAAATGCGGCTTTGCCTATACCCCGCGCAGCCGGCGCAATCCGGCGGCATGGCAGCCGTGCCAAGTACGCGGGTGGCGATGCACCTTTTCGCTCCTATTTAAAAGGATACGTGCTAACTTTCGTTTGCCCACAAGAGATTGCTCCCATGCGCACGCGAGGCTCTGAATCGTTCATCGTGCTGCCGCTGCTGCCGATCTTCCTGATCGGCTTGTTTCCAATACTGCTGTTGAGTTTGATGGGCCCCGCCGGACTGATCATCCTCGGCATCCTGGTTGCCAGCGCGGGCTTGACCGACATTCTCGACGCCAGCGGCACCTTCAGTGAGCAGATCATCGTGCACGGCTATGCGCGAGGATCGGAGCGCACGGGGCAACGAACGGCGCTGCGTTCGGAAATGCGCTTCGCATCCGTCATGATCGCAGCCGGTGCGGGCCTTGCGGTCGTCGGCATCGGCGGTCTGGCGCTGTCGTAGAGAGCGAGCTTCGCTCGTCTCGAGAGCGCGAGCTCCGTTCGTCTCGGGAGCACCGGCCCAAGCCCGGTCACAAACTCGTCGCTTGCGCACCACGCAAAAATTTGAGCATGGACATGACGCAAGGCGGCAATGCCGCCGCGTGCCGCAACAAGTTGTCCTGACAAGAAGCAATGGGGGAAATTCCAAATGCTCAAATTCTATTTCAACGGATCGCCCAACCCGACCAAGGTCGCCCTCTTCCTCGAGGAAGCCGGCCTCGCCTACCAGCCGGTCGCCGTCGACACCCGCAAGGGCGACCAGTTCAAACCGGAATACCTCGCCATCAATCCGAACGCCAAGGTGCCCGCGATCGACGACGACGGCGTCAAGGTGTTCGACAGCAACGCCATCCTGCTCTACCTCGCCGAAAAGACTGGCAAGTTTCTCCTTGCCAACACGCCGGCCAACCGCGGCGAATTGCTGTCCTGGCTGATGTTCGCTGCGACAGGCGTAGGTCCGTATTCCGGCCAGGCCGTCCACTTCAAGCATTTTGCGCCGGAAAAAATCGACTACGCGCATAACCGCTACCAGTTCGAGGCGCAGCGGCATTTTGGCATTCTCAACGACCACCTCGCCGGCCGCCGCTATATGGTCGGCGATACCTATACCATCGTCGACATGGACGTGTGGGGCTGGGCCCGCATGCTCCCCTTCGTTCTCGGCGAGGAGGCGGT
This portion of the Bradyrhizobium sp. AZCC 2262 genome encodes:
- a CDS encoding uracil-DNA glycosylase — its product is MIPEPAPNVRQLLAFYLEAGVDCALTEEPVDRLSEPDAPAAPVTVRETAPPQQLRETPAATPAVPRSETAPPPEAAIAIAREAARTAPTLEVLRALLENFEGCALKNTATRLVFADGNPQARIMFVGEAPGRDEDIEGLPFVGRSGKLLDRMIAAIGLDRSKAYIANVIPWRPPGNRTPTPQETQICLPFIQRQIELVNPDVLVTLGNPSTQTLLSTREGIMRTRGKWFDYDTGTRTIRAMATFHPAYLLRSPSYKRMSWQDLRAIAKALEQTPS
- a CDS encoding glycosyltransferase family 39 protein codes for the protein MRFTSLVVELIRARPRLVVWIVVLVQAGLWLFLPMLLYRSPPGDLATVLAFGREYQVGTWLGPPLAFWLADIAFRAAGNNMFGVYLLAQACAVVTFWIYYQLARAIVGGQQAVLAVLLSLTVVAFSSPGVEFGPLVLARPLWALLLLHSWQLIGQNRRNAWFAWSIEAGLLLLTTSAAPGILLLLAAFAVATPRGRRVLMSLDPLYALLVIAVLVLPYLIWLLRADAFAMPPWPAISDLGARTLQWGWLLVGLVLAMSAVVLLVILNSGWLARNAGEAPIIYRPPVDPLARDFVYFFAVAPALLGSFLAGLFNFDHVVGGAGVALLMSGLAVIVATGDLLYLRRQRVLRTVWAAALAAPALVVIATTFFVPWTGAAEVPTSLPAKAIAAFFGDNFERRTNQRLRAVAGDPQLASFIAMSAGRPHLLLDATPERTPWLSVAKFNQTGGVVVWRASDTSGTPPPEIAQRFPGLVPEVPRAFEWMVNGRQPLLRVGWAIVRPKAQ
- a CDS encoding ribonuclease HII, with amino-acid sequence MIRDRSAKKIDKEAGKEQAGPPKGVIAVAPPSFRRERTLIKRGVWPVAGCDEAGRGPLAGPVVAAAVVLDPKRIPKGIDDSKRLTADRREELFEEICATSSFAVAFASPARIDRDNILRASLWALARAVRALPEMPRHVFVDGRDKIDAPCDCDAVIGGDGIVMSIAAASIIAKVTRDRLMSALALDCPGYGFESHKGYAVPEHREALDRLGPSIHHRRFFAPVIAARLKHYPETVEETVEPDLFTVEGEITSEISATI
- a CDS encoding GNAT family N-acetyltransferase — its product is MDQKPAPLSEKQPLVILTTPRLILRTAVEEDISVLQNLIFGDGEVMRFAFSGAPMAGDAAEDFIRRFFTFGDSLTGFAVLTEKPAGEIIGFAGLASCGALGADDFEIGFVLARPAWGRGIATEIGEAQLAFGFEQLKCGRLLGMVDPRNAPSIHALEKLGMRYRATIADPKRGSRSVYVIEAGEWRRQRAE
- a CDS encoding VOC family protein, which translates into the protein MSSKPTPRFTVITLGVSDMHASIAFYEALGFARKFRATGEAVAFFDTGGTVIGLFPWDQLARDATLPDQPRPKTFRGSTLAWNCGSVEEVDAVLDFAISCGASLLKPAHKTDYGGYSGYFGDPDDHPWEVVVAPGIEVGDDRRVHLPD
- a CDS encoding PA0069 family radical SAM protein, producing the protein MSRASSHALKHPPVTAPSEPAGATPFAELAVAIERKRRRGRGAQSNDSGRFEAEARVAFDDGWQSLDDLPPFKTTVSLDTSRKVITRNDSPDIGFDRSINPYRGCEHGCVYCFARPTHAFLGLSPGLDFESKLLVKPDAPELLEKELAASGYEPRMIAIGTNTDPYQPIEREHKIMRGILEVLDRAGHPVGIVTKSALVTRDIDILQRMAKRNLAKVAISVTTLDPKLARTMEPRASTPPKRLEALRQLSEAGIPATVMVAPVIPALNDSEIERILDAAAHAGVKEASYVLLRLPLEVRDLFREWLMANYPDRYRHVFTLIRDMRGGRDYDSQWGTRMKGTGPMAWMIGRRFEIACEKLGLNKRRSKLTTDHFLKPKRSGQQLSLF
- a CDS encoding glycosyl transferase; its protein translation is MLSVIIPTEGVEQPAVATLAALVPGAAAGVIREVLLVDRAGNGVIERVADVAGCSFLRFEGTRAAALAAGARAARSPWLMFLHAGAVLDNGWIEETTQFIQNVSSSDRPRAGVFRYARSPYTDTRLRDGFKFVVRLIAGPSAEQGLLIARDHYERLGGYRPDSRRSETRLLRQLGRASRTQLRSRIMVVA
- a CDS encoding bifunctional helix-turn-helix transcriptional regulator/GNAT family N-acetyltransferase; protein product: MSQLNSEQEVAAVRAFNRFYTRKLGVLDQQLLKSPYSLSEARVLYELAHRQDLSAKEIGAELGLDAGYLSRIVQNFDEAGLITREPLPSDRRQYRLALTAKGRQAFAKLERSTKDDVAAMLGSLPNGGRERLIGAMADIERLLGDSSAAPRPATLREPRPGDMGWVVQSHGALYAREYGWDSSFEGLVAEIAAKFLSSFDASRERCWIADIEGAQVGSIFLVRHTDDIAKLRLLLVDPAGRGQGLGHRLVTECIAFAKACGYRRITLWTQSILVAARKIYQEAGFKLVATEPHRSFGQDLVGETWELEL
- the moaB gene encoding molybdenum cofactor biosynthesis protein B yields the protein MSIDESKQFVPLNIAVLTVSDTRSLADDKSGATLAERLTAAGHLLAAREIIVDDVDAIRAIIKRWIADEGVDAIITTGGTGFTGRDVTPEAIEPLFEKRMDGFSIAFHMLSHAKIGTSTVQSRATAGVAGATFIFCLPGSPGACRDAWDGILAAQLDYRTRPCNFVEIMPRLDEHLRRPKAKGASA
- the ypfJ gene encoding KPN_02809 family neutral zinc metallopeptidase; translated protein: MRYDDFRRSDDIDDRRDDGGGGMGGGGGFGLPMGGGGLGIGTIIVLGLVGYAFGIDPRILIGGAEILTGGNQAPTYQTDRRSGPAKTGAPKDEVGSMIAGILGEIDDRWSEIFQSSGQNYTGPRIVLFRNATNGGRCGMAQSAMGPFYCPPDKQIFLDTSFFREVETRFRGCSGSACKFTTAYIIAHEAGHHIQNLLGILPRVQRLQQQAGSKAEANALQVKVELQADCLSGVWVNREEKKRPGFIEPGDIDAALRTATAIGDDTLQRQSTGRVVPDSFTHGSAAQRKQWFMTGYQQGTVQACNTFAQGAL
- a CDS encoding site-specific DNA-methyltransferase, producing MVVSRRGASARAPRTKFESDSSARIVVGDCVAEMSKLPAGSVDLVFADPPYNLQLKGDLKRPDESHVDAVNNDWDKFSSFAAYDDFTRAWLLACRRIMKPSATLWVIGSYHNIFRVGSIMQDLGFWVLNDIVWRKTNPMPNFRGRRFTNAHETMIWAARDEKAKGYTFNYEALKAANEDVQARSDWLIPLCTGDERLKGADGKKVHPTQKPEGLLARVLLSSSKPGDLVIDPFNGTGTTGAVAKRLGRRYIGFERDKTYATAAEARIAAVEPLPEATLAPFMTARDAPRVAFSELIERGMIPPGTKLVDSKKRHGALVRADGAIMLGDKVGSIHRIGAVAQGTGACNGWTFWHVETKNGLRLIDELRAEIRSGMAAG
- a CDS encoding glutathione S-transferase family protein gives rise to the protein MLKFYFNGSPNPTKVALFLEEAGLAYQPVAVDTRKGDQFKPEYLAINPNAKVPAIDDDGVKVFDSNAILLYLAEKTGKFLLANTPANRGELLSWLMFAATGVGPYSGQAVHFKHFAPEKIDYAHNRYQFEAQRHFGILNDHLAGRRYMVGDTYTIVDMDVWGWARMLPFVLGEEAVAKYPNVKRLVDEIMARPAAAKAIALKDNFKFKAEMDDEARGNMFKHMSVKAA